Proteins from a single region of Desulfolutivibrio sulfoxidireducens:
- the tkt gene encoding transketolase, whose amino-acid sequence MPSVTDLDHQAVNVIKGLIMDATRKANSGHPGGAMSSADLGYVLFREFLNSDPDDTTWFNRDRFVLSAGHESMLLYALLVFQGVLPLEDLARFRQLGSRTPGHPENFLTPGVEATTGPLGQGFAMAVGMAVAEAMLRARLGQDIVNHYTYALASDGDIQTPVCLGAAALAGHFELSRLIVCYDNNKVQLAGPTSRCDRTDHKKVFEGLGWRVLEIDGHDHARIRAALAEAKTDAGKPTLIIGHTTIAKGSCSMENNCDSHGSPFSEQEITKTKGCLGLPADTSFFLPPEALEHFRVRHASLRQAKKDWLDSLSKRLDADGDFKSLWRQSLCAPSKRTFTWPEFEPGASVATRKAWGAALAALIDQMPLFVGGSADLDPSNQTAKFRDATGIFSPDNPAGRTLCFGVREFPMGALINGIALHGGLVPFGATFLVFSDYERNALRMSALQRLPVLHVFTHDSFYVGEDGPTHQPIEHASSLRLIPNMLVMRPADARETCLCVDTALKQDSRPTCLLLTRQGLPVLDAARFPGVSEGVARGGYILTDAPDGNPDGILLASGSEVSLALAARALLPEFKLRVVSMPCMELFDEQPKAYREAVLPPAVARRFAVEAGRPELWCKYTGSLDRVLGISRFGASAPAGLLAAEYGFTPDKLAKLVHRAFGGKE is encoded by the coding sequence ATGCCTTCCGTAACCGACCTCGACCACCAGGCGGTCAACGTCATCAAGGGCCTGATCATGGACGCCACCCGCAAGGCCAATTCCGGCCATCCCGGCGGGGCCATGTCCTCGGCCGACCTCGGATACGTGCTTTTCCGGGAATTTTTGAACTCCGACCCGGACGACACCACCTGGTTCAACCGCGACCGGTTCGTGCTCTCGGCCGGGCACGAGTCCATGCTGCTCTACGCCCTGCTCGTTTTCCAGGGTGTCTTGCCCCTGGAGGACCTCGCGCGATTTCGGCAACTCGGGAGCCGCACCCCGGGCCACCCGGAAAACTTCCTGACCCCGGGAGTCGAGGCCACCACCGGCCCCCTGGGCCAGGGGTTCGCCATGGCCGTGGGCATGGCCGTGGCCGAGGCCATGCTGCGGGCCAGGCTCGGCCAGGACATCGTGAACCACTATACCTACGCCCTGGCCTCGGACGGCGACATCCAGACCCCGGTGTGCCTGGGCGCGGCCGCGTTGGCCGGACATTTCGAGCTTTCCCGGCTCATCGTGTGCTACGACAACAACAAGGTGCAGTTGGCCGGCCCCACCAGCCGCTGTGACCGCACCGACCATAAAAAGGTCTTCGAGGGCCTGGGTTGGCGGGTCCTGGAGATCGACGGCCACGACCACGCCCGGATACGCGCGGCCCTGGCCGAGGCCAAAACCGACGCCGGCAAGCCCACCCTGATCATCGGGCACACCACCATCGCCAAGGGCTCCTGTTCCATGGAGAACAACTGCGACTCCCACGGCTCGCCCTTCTCCGAGCAGGAGATCACAAAGACCAAGGGGTGTCTGGGCCTTCCCGCCGACACGTCCTTTTTCCTGCCTCCCGAGGCCCTGGAACACTTCCGCGTCCGCCACGCCTCCCTGCGCCAGGCCAAGAAGGACTGGCTGGACTCCCTGTCCAAGCGCCTGGACGCGGATGGCGATTTCAAATCCCTGTGGCGGCAGTCACTGTGCGCCCCGTCCAAACGGACCTTCACCTGGCCCGAATTCGAACCCGGCGCATCCGTGGCCACCCGCAAGGCCTGGGGCGCGGCCCTGGCCGCGCTCATCGACCAGATGCCCCTTTTCGTGGGCGGTTCGGCCGACCTCGACCCCTCCAACCAGACCGCGAAATTCCGGGATGCCACCGGCATTTTTAGCCCGGACAACCCGGCCGGCCGCACCCTGTGCTTCGGGGTCCGCGAATTCCCCATGGGCGCGCTTATTAACGGCATCGCCCTGCACGGCGGCCTGGTCCCCTTCGGGGCCACCTTCCTGGTCTTTTCCGACTATGAGCGAAACGCCCTGCGCATGTCGGCCCTGCAGCGCCTACCGGTATTGCATGTCTTCACCCATGACTCCTTTTACGTGGGCGAGGACGGCCCCACCCACCAGCCCATCGAGCACGCCAGTTCCCTGCGGCTGATCCCGAACATGCTGGTCATGCGCCCGGCCGACGCCCGGGAGACGTGCCTTTGCGTGGACACGGCCCTCAAACAGGATAGCCGCCCCACCTGCCTGCTCTTGACCCGCCAGGGCCTGCCGGTCCTGGACGCGGCCCGGTTTCCCGGGGTGTCCGAGGGCGTGGCCAGGGGCGGGTATATCCTCACCGACGCCCCGGACGGCAACCCGGACGGCATCCTTTTGGCCTCGGGCTCCGAGGTCTCCCTGGCCCTTGCGGCCCGCGCCCTTTTGCCGGAATTCAAGCTGCGGGTGGTCAGCATGCCCTGCATGGAGCTTTTCGACGAGCAGCCCAAGGCGTACCGCGAGGCCGTGCTGCCGCCCGCGGTGGCCCGGCGCTTCGCCGTGGAGGCCGGGCGTCCCGAACTGTGGTGCAAGTATACCGGCAGCCTGGACCGGGTCCTGGGCATCAGCCGTTTCGGGGCCTCGGCCCCGGCCGGGCTTCTGGCCGCCGAATACGGATTCACCCCGGACAAGCTGGCCAAACTGGTGCATCGGGCCTTTGGCGGGAAGGAGTAG
- the glpX gene encoding class II fructose-bisphosphatase, producing MEAPDRNIGLDLVRVTEAAALSCSRWLGKGDKIAGDQAAVDAMRLSFSTVPLDGIIVIGEGEKDEAPMLFNGEKVGMGLGQAVDVAVDPVEGTNLLAYGRPNAISVVGVAPRGSMFDPGPSYYMKKLVVPAEARDVADLDAPVTDNLRTIAKALGKDVNDLVVFVLDKPRHKGLIAEIRRAGARIQLHTDGDVAGSLMAVDPADDVDVMMGTGGTPEGVLSACAIRAMGGRMLARLDPQKDDEKKALAAAGTDTKSILTEETLVGSEDTYFAATGISGGTFLPGVRFTGRGAVTHSLVLRGKTGTLRRIETYISLEKLMRFSAVKYD from the coding sequence ATGGAGGCGCCGGACAGAAACATCGGACTGGATCTCGTACGGGTCACCGAGGCCGCCGCGCTCAGTTGTTCCAGGTGGCTGGGCAAGGGCGACAAGATCGCCGGGGATCAGGCCGCCGTGGACGCCATGCGCCTGTCCTTCAGCACCGTGCCCCTGGACGGGATCATCGTCATCGGCGAGGGGGAAAAAGACGAGGCCCCCATGCTCTTTAACGGCGAGAAGGTGGGCATGGGCCTGGGGCAGGCCGTGGACGTGGCCGTGGATCCCGTGGAGGGGACCAACCTTCTGGCCTACGGTCGGCCCAACGCCATCTCGGTGGTCGGCGTGGCCCCGCGCGGCAGCATGTTCGACCCCGGGCCAAGCTACTACATGAAAAAGCTGGTGGTCCCGGCCGAGGCCAGGGACGTGGCCGACCTGGACGCCCCGGTTACCGACAACCTGCGCACCATCGCCAAGGCCCTGGGCAAGGATGTGAACGATCTGGTGGTCTTTGTCCTGGACAAGCCGCGCCACAAGGGGCTTATCGCCGAGATCAGGCGGGCCGGGGCGCGCATCCAACTGCACACCGACGGCGACGTGGCCGGCTCGCTGATGGCCGTGGACCCGGCGGACGATGTGGACGTGATGATGGGCACCGGCGGCACCCCGGAGGGCGTGCTCTCGGCCTGCGCCATCCGGGCCATGGGCGGCCGCATGCTGGCCCGGCTCGATCCCCAGAAAGACGACGAGAAAAAGGCCCTGGCCGCAGCCGGCACGGACACGAAAAGCATCCTGACCGAGGAGACCCTGGTTGGAAGCGAGGACACCTATTTCGCGGCCACGGGCATCTCCGGGGGCACGTTTCTGCCCGGGGTGCGCTTCACCGGCCGGGGCGCGGTGACCCACTCCCTGGTGCTGCGCGGCAAGACCGGCACCCTGCGGCGCATCGAGACCTACATCTCCCTGGAAAAGCTCATGCGCTTCAGCGCCGTGAAGTACGATTAG
- a CDS encoding queuosine salvage family protein, with translation MSVSLFARIRADAARVCRDARFVTIDHEAIPAYAARCDVAALAAPAHDPASHYLGHGVDTAHFFLVLDAVNFGSGYFPHLRKLPGKSGYFTIATRLAAHFAGEGPLGADALAVMTPGDAARLFRQDADDPVVMELMGLFARALRDLGELLRRDYGGSALALIEAAGGSAEALCRDLARMELFRDEQPYATGPAAFYKRAQLTAADLAVAFGGKGPGRFRDLEYLTVFADNLVPHVLRLDGILKLEAGLEARIAAGEPLEKDSPQEVEMRAATVRVVELLAAELGRRGVRATPLRLDFLLWNKGQRPAYKAIPRPRCRTWFY, from the coding sequence ATGTCTGTTTCGCTTTTCGCGCGCATCCGCGCCGACGCCGCCCGAGTCTGCCGCGACGCCCGCTTCGTGACCATCGACCATGAGGCCATTCCAGCCTATGCCGCTCGTTGCGACGTCGCCGCCCTGGCCGCGCCGGCCCACGACCCGGCCAGCCATTACCTGGGGCACGGGGTGGACACGGCGCATTTTTTCCTCGTTCTCGACGCCGTGAACTTCGGCTCGGGCTATTTCCCGCACCTGCGCAAGCTCCCGGGCAAGTCCGGCTATTTCACCATCGCCACACGCCTTGCCGCACACTTCGCCGGCGAGGGTCCCCTTGGCGCGGACGCGCTTGCCGTCATGACGCCCGGGGACGCGGCCCGGCTTTTCAGGCAGGACGCAGATGATCCCGTGGTCATGGAACTCATGGGGCTTTTCGCCCGTGCCCTGCGCGACCTGGGAGAGTTGTTGCGGCGCGATTATGGTGGCAGCGCCCTTGCCCTCATCGAGGCGGCCGGCGGCAGCGCCGAGGCGCTGTGCCGCGATCTTGCCCGGATGGAGCTTTTCCGCGACGAACAACCGTATGCCACCGGTCCGGCGGCCTTTTACAAGCGCGCCCAACTGACGGCGGCGGATTTGGCCGTGGCCTTTGGCGGGAAGGGGCCGGGCCGGTTCCGCGACCTGGAATATCTCACGGTGTTCGCGGACAACCTCGTGCCCCATGTACTGCGCCTGGACGGCATCCTCAAGCTGGAAGCCGGGTTAGAGGCACGCATCGCTGCCGGAGAGCCGCTGGAGAAGGATTCGCCCCAGGAGGTGGAGATGCGGGCGGCCACGGTGCGGGTCGTGGAACTGCTCGCGGCGGAACTCGGCAGGCGCGGGGTGCGCGCCACGCCCCTGCGGTTGGATTTCCTGCTCTGGAACAAGGGACAGCGCCCGGCATACAAGGCCATTCCCCGGCCGCGCTGCCGCACCTGGTTCTACTAG
- a CDS encoding NUDIX hydrolase, which yields MAFDRGRVSLAVDCAVFGFAAGGVRVLTVRRRVPPFADGWALPGGFVEAGETLLCSAARELEEETGVVAAHLEQVGCFDALDRDPRGRVVSVAFAGLVRREHLTLRATADAGEARWGDLADRPPLVFDHEAILAAALAHVRASLWQRPLALALLGARFTLAEAQTLYEAVAGMRFDVRNFRKRLLATGMLASLDARETGVAHRAARYYACR from the coding sequence GTGGCGTTTGACCGGGGCCGGGTGAGTCTTGCTGTGGATTGCGCGGTGTTCGGCTTTGCCGCGGGGGGGGTACGGGTGCTGACCGTCAGGCGGCGCGTGCCGCCTTTTGCCGACGGCTGGGCGCTGCCTGGCGGCTTTGTCGAGGCCGGGGAAACCTTGCTTTGCTCGGCGGCGCGGGAGCTTGAGGAGGAAACGGGCGTGGTCGCGGCGCATCTGGAACAGGTGGGCTGCTTCGACGCCCTGGACCGGGACCCGCGCGGCCGGGTGGTGTCCGTGGCCTTTGCCGGGCTTGTGCGGCGCGAGCACCTGACGCTCCGGGCCACGGCCGACGCTGGAGAGGCGCGCTGGGGGGACCTCGCCGACCGCCCCCCCCTGGTTTTCGACCATGAGGCCATACTGGCGGCGGCCCTGGCCCATGTGCGCGCCTCACTATGGCAACGCCCCCTTGCGCTTGCGCTTCTGGGCGCGCGCTTCACCCTGGCCGAGGCCCAGACGCTCTACGAGGCCGTGGCCGGCATGCGCTTCGATGTGCGCAATTTCCGCAAGCGGCTGCTTGCCACGGGCATGCTCGCGTCCCTCGATGCCAGGGAGACGGGCGTGGCCCACCGGGCTGCCCGGTATTACGCCTGCCGCTAG
- a CDS encoding DsrE family protein has translation MKKVAIFAFRGEVTCFIHVMLNAIDMREKGYEAVVVLEGEATTLVAKLADEASPMHTLFEKTKSLGLFAGACKACATNLGALEAVKKEGLPLLDDMHGHPGMARYMDEGYQIVTF, from the coding sequence ATGAAAAAAGTGGCCATATTCGCGTTTCGGGGGGAGGTGACCTGTTTCATCCACGTGATGTTAAACGCCATCGACATGCGGGAGAAGGGCTACGAGGCGGTGGTGGTGCTGGAGGGCGAGGCCACGACGCTGGTGGCCAAGCTGGCCGACGAGGCCAGTCCCATGCACACGCTTTTCGAGAAGACCAAGTCGCTGGGGCTGTTCGCCGGGGCGTGCAAGGCCTGCGCCACCAACCTGGGGGCGCTGGAGGCGGTGAAAAAGGAGGGGCTGCCCTTACTTGACGACATGCACGGGCATCCGGGCATGGCCAGGTACATGGACGAGGGGTACCAGATCGTCACGTTCTAG
- a CDS encoding 2-oxoacid:ferredoxin oxidoreductase subunit beta: MVTVADYGEFETAWCPGCGNFSIRKAVIDALVSLGLSPHEILFVSGIGQAAKAPHYLRANVFNGLHGRSLPAAQGAKLANPKLTVIAESGDGCSYGEGGNHFLAALRRNVDMTLLAHDNQIYGLTKGQASPTTMEGQVTKAQPSGAPSMPFNPMAVAVAMRAGFVARGFSGDMGHLSGLIERAVRHRGFSLVDILQPCVSFNKVNTFAWYKERVYRLGEEHDPTDFGAAMDRAMEFGERIPIGVIYENDRPPFGGRLPEAARGALALHTPDMDALAGIVESYA, encoded by the coding sequence ATGGTCACGGTAGCTGATTATGGCGAGTTCGAGACGGCGTGGTGTCCGGGATGCGGGAATTTTTCGATCCGCAAGGCGGTCATCGACGCGCTTGTCTCCCTGGGTCTTTCTCCCCATGAAATCTTGTTCGTCTCGGGCATCGGGCAGGCGGCCAAGGCCCCGCATTATCTTCGGGCCAACGTGTTCAACGGGCTGCACGGCCGTTCGTTGCCGGCTGCGCAGGGGGCCAAGCTGGCCAATCCGAAGCTTACGGTCATTGCCGAGTCCGGGGACGGGTGCAGTTATGGCGAGGGCGGCAACCATTTTCTGGCGGCCTTGCGGCGCAACGTGGACATGACGCTTTTGGCCCACGACAACCAGATCTACGGGTTGACCAAGGGGCAGGCCAGTCCCACGACCATGGAGGGGCAGGTGACCAAGGCCCAGCCCTCGGGCGCGCCGTCCATGCCCTTTAATCCCATGGCCGTGGCCGTGGCCATGCGGGCGGGGTTCGTGGCCCGGGGGTTTTCCGGGGACATGGGGCATCTGTCGGGGCTTATCGAGCGGGCCGTGCGGCATCGGGGCTTTTCCCTGGTGGACATCTTGCAGCCGTGCGTGTCGTTCAACAAGGTCAACACCTTCGCCTGGTACAAGGAGCGGGTGTACAGGCTTGGCGAGGAGCACGATCCCACGGATTTCGGCGCGGCCATGGACAGGGCCATGGAATTCGGGGAGCGCATCCCCATCGGGGTGATCTATGAGAACGACCGGCCGCCCTTCGGCGGGCGACTGCCCGAGGCGGCGCGGGGGGCTTTGGCCCTGCACACGCCGGACATGGACGCTTTGGCCGGGATTGTGGAGAGCTATGCCTGA
- a CDS encoding 2-oxoacid:acceptor oxidoreductase subunit alpha: MSDSSVNILIGGEAGQGLVTVGDFLSKALVRAGYEIVVTQDYMSRIRGGHNTYAVRVGPDPVSAPVEAVDILVALDAATYGLHAGQLSDKAVVIIDAAHGDEAAGLRTLRVPFKDLCPRPIYENMAALGVLCSLLCLDAVWISRIIRDTFAKKGEEIVAANLQVFEAARAWTVAQNVTFTCIAPAVNTEKRIMVNGNEAIALGAMAAGVNFCSFYPMTPGTSVALTLAAKGQAMGVVVEQAEDEIAAVNMALGASFAGATALVPTSGGGFALMVEGISLSGMIETPVVIVVAMRPGPATGLPTRTEQADLNLVLYAGHGEFPRAVFAPGTVEQCFHLTHRAVHLAEKYQGPTFVLTDQFLADSYRGVPPFDPASLPLVARPGTSHDGSEPYERYTVTDSGVSPRLVPGFGPYLVVADSDEHTPDGHITEDLSVRVAMQDKRSRKLAGLRAEAFPPDLSGDPDPDILLTCWGTTLGAALEAAAHLRASGTSCAVLHFSQVSPLVPDHFLSLLQKTPRPVMIEGNSTGQLARLIRQETGFAFPHHILRYDGLPFTARYILDHL, encoded by the coding sequence ATGTCCGACAGCAGCGTCAACATCCTCATCGGCGGCGAGGCCGGACAGGGTCTGGTCACTGTGGGCGATTTCCTGTCCAAGGCCCTGGTTAGGGCCGGCTACGAGATCGTGGTCACCCAGGACTACATGTCCCGCATCCGGGGCGGCCACAACACATACGCCGTGCGCGTCGGCCCCGATCCGGTCTCCGCCCCGGTGGAGGCCGTGGACATCCTGGTGGCCCTTGACGCCGCGACCTACGGCCTGCACGCCGGGCAGCTTTCGGACAAGGCCGTGGTCATTATCGACGCGGCCCACGGGGACGAGGCCGCCGGTCTCCGCACCCTGCGCGTTCCCTTCAAGGACCTGTGCCCCCGGCCCATTTACGAGAACATGGCCGCGCTGGGCGTTCTGTGTTCCCTGTTGTGCCTGGACGCCGTCTGGATCTCCCGGATCATCCGCGACACCTTCGCCAAAAAGGGCGAAGAGATCGTGGCCGCGAACCTTCAAGTCTTCGAGGCCGCCCGGGCCTGGACCGTGGCCCAAAACGTGACCTTCACCTGCATCGCCCCGGCCGTGAACACGGAAAAGCGGATCATGGTCAACGGCAACGAGGCCATCGCGCTGGGGGCCATGGCCGCCGGGGTCAACTTCTGTTCCTTCTATCCCATGACCCCGGGGACCTCGGTGGCGCTGACCCTGGCGGCCAAGGGCCAGGCCATGGGGGTGGTGGTGGAGCAGGCCGAGGACGAGATCGCGGCCGTGAACATGGCGCTGGGCGCGTCCTTCGCCGGGGCCACGGCGCTTGTGCCCACCTCGGGCGGCGGGTTTGCGCTCATGGTCGAGGGCATAAGCCTTTCGGGCATGATCGAGACCCCGGTGGTCATTGTCGTGGCCATGCGGCCGGGGCCGGCCACGGGGCTGCCCACCCGCACGGAGCAGGCCGACCTCAACCTCGTGCTCTACGCCGGGCACGGCGAGTTTCCCCGGGCCGTCTTCGCCCCGGGCACGGTGGAGCAGTGCTTCCACCTGACGCACCGGGCCGTGCATCTGGCCGAGAAATACCAAGGCCCGACCTTCGTGCTCACGGATCAGTTTCTGGCCGATTCCTACCGGGGCGTTCCTCCCTTCGATCCGGCCTCCCTTCCTTTGGTGGCCCGGCCCGGGACGTCCCACGACGGCTCGGAGCCGTACGAACGCTACACCGTGACCGACTCCGGCGTCTCACCGCGTCTTGTCCCGGGTTTCGGACCCTATCTGGTCGTGGCCGACAGCGACGAGCACACCCCGGACGGGCACATCACCGAGGACTTGTCCGTTCGGGTGGCCATGCAGGACAAGCGATCGCGCAAGCTGGCCGGGCTTCGGGCCGAAGCCTTTCCCCCGGACCTCTCCGGCGATCCTGATCCCGACATCCTTCTCACCTGCTGGGGCACGACCCTGGGCGCGGCCCTGGAGGCGGCGGCGCATCTGCGCGCATCCGGGACATCCTGCGCCGTTCTCCACTTCTCCCAGGTTTCTCCCCTGGTTCCCGACCACTTCCTGTCTCTTCTCCAGAAAACCCCCCGCCCGGTCATGATCGAGGGCAATTCCACGGGGCAGTTGGCGCGGCTCATCCGCCAGGAGACCGGCTTTGCCTTTCCTCATCACATTCTTCGCTACGACGGCCTGCCGTTCACGGCCCGATATATCCTCGATCACCTGTAA
- a CDS encoding ferritin: MLSKKMEQALNDQVKWEYFSGYLYLAMAAYFEELGLAGFANWMHVQEQEERFHAERFYAFVNERGGRMVLQAIEAPPVTWASPLAVFEESLAHERKVTARINALMDLALKEKDHATAAFLQWFITEQVEEEASVTEVIQKLKLVESTPGGWFMLDKDLALRVFTPPTVAK; this comes from the coding sequence ATGCTGTCCAAAAAGATGGAGCAGGCCCTAAACGACCAGGTCAAGTGGGAATACTTTTCCGGCTACCTGTATCTGGCCATGGCCGCCTACTTCGAGGAACTGGGGTTGGCCGGATTCGCCAACTGGATGCACGTCCAGGAACAGGAGGAGCGCTTCCACGCCGAGAGGTTCTATGCCTTCGTCAACGAGCGCGGCGGCCGGATGGTGCTCCAGGCCATCGAGGCCCCGCCCGTGACCTGGGCCTCGCCCCTGGCCGTGTTCGAGGAATCCCTGGCCCACGAGCGCAAGGTCACCGCGCGCATCAACGCGCTTATGGACCTGGCCCTGAAGGAAAAAGACCACGCCACCGCCGCCTTTCTGCAGTGGTTCATCACCGAGCAGGTGGAGGAGGAGGCCAGCGTCACCGAGGTCATCCAGAAGCTCAAGCTGGTGGAATCCACCCCCGGCGGCTGGTTCATGCTGGACAAGGATCTGGCCCTGCGCGTGTTCACGCCGCCGACGGTCGCGAAATAA
- a CDS encoding desulfoferrodoxin — MTKMLEIYKCEICGNIVEVLHTGAGDLVCCGQPMKLMREGVVDASREKHVPVIEKTATGYTVKVGAAPHPMEEKHYIEWIELLADGVSYKAFLKPGQTPEAEFCVAAETVSAREYCNIHGLWKKD, encoded by the coding sequence ATGACCAAGATGCTTGAAATCTACAAATGCGAGATCTGTGGAAATATCGTCGAGGTGCTGCACACGGGCGCGGGCGATCTGGTGTGCTGCGGCCAGCCCATGAAACTCATGCGGGAGGGCGTCGTCGACGCCTCCCGGGAAAAACACGTGCCGGTCATCGAAAAGACCGCCACCGGCTACACGGTCAAGGTCGGCGCCGCGCCCCACCCCATGGAGGAAAAACACTACATCGAATGGATCGAGCTTCTGGCCGACGGCGTGTCCTACAAGGCCTTCCTCAAACCCGGACAGACGCCGGAGGCGGAATTTTGCGTCGCGGCCGAAACCGTGTCCGCCCGTGAATACTGCAACATCCATGGGCTGTGGAAAAAGGACTAG
- a CDS encoding FlgO family outer membrane protein, producing the protein MTPSRAHVGARPDPRTLMVLALFLLAAALLTAGPVRAGRNDQPPPPRYPEVAMALANDLDRQAAPRLGIGFPDNSRGLYWVVVTVPAEAGNLEASSGLGRLMAQELATALVAWGYNVQEIRKASEIAFSRGQGEFILTRDTRALARRQVAATLVVAGTYTVLPGEVRFTMEVIDARNNNIVAMSSQSLARSPEVAALLGRGGLSEVCPTVSTVDPEVFRREIMPYLR; encoded by the coding sequence ATGACCCCTTCCCGCGCACACGTCGGCGCCCGACCCGACCCCAGGACCCTGATGGTCCTGGCCCTTTTCCTGCTCGCCGCCGCGCTTCTGACCGCCGGCCCGGTCCGGGCCGGTCGGAATGACCAACCGCCGCCGCCGAGGTACCCCGAGGTGGCCATGGCCCTGGCCAACGACCTGGATCGACAGGCCGCCCCGCGCCTGGGCATCGGTTTTCCGGACAATTCCCGGGGACTCTACTGGGTGGTGGTCACTGTCCCGGCGGAAGCGGGCAATCTGGAGGCGTCAAGCGGCCTTGGACGGCTCATGGCCCAGGAACTGGCCACGGCCCTGGTGGCCTGGGGCTACAACGTGCAGGAGATCCGCAAGGCCTCGGAGATCGCCTTCTCCCGGGGCCAGGGGGAATTCATCCTCACCCGGGACACCCGGGCCCTGGCGAGACGGCAGGTGGCGGCCACCCTGGTGGTGGCCGGAACCTATACGGTCCTGCCCGGCGAGGTCCGCTTCACCATGGAGGTCATTGACGCCAGAAACAACAACATCGTGGCCATGAGCAGCCAAAGTCTGGCCAGAAGCCCGGAGGTGGCCGCGCTGCTTGGTCGCGGAGGTCTCTCGGAGGTGTGTCCCACCGTCTCCACAGTGGACCCGGAGGTGTTTCGCCGGGAGATCATGCCCTATCTGCGGTAG
- a CDS encoding LysM peptidoglycan-binding domain-containing protein: MRMFPFWRIIVSCLLCGVSPLLTGSVHAGDRAPSQTIHLVQSGETLYSLSKRYHVSLPALLDANGITSPNALTAGTRLRIPTAHGATAQRKNRLSTKTATMPETLRADWKSSETKYGIMGIPPQDAPPSSGSITDIPLRHGAVLSPEHRDPGAVIMAGAANKKEDFQGHSVGMVTRIPAGKDTQFVTTMGYAVDVSVNKSDASKIGYQTDTSIGGLGYGLGLRHSF, translated from the coding sequence TTGCGCATGTTCCCCTTCTGGAGGATCATCGTCTCCTGTCTGTTGTGCGGGGTTTCCCCCCTCCTCACCGGCTCCGTCCATGCCGGCGACCGGGCGCCGTCTCAAACCATCCATCTGGTTCAAAGCGGAGAGACCCTGTATTCCCTTTCCAAGCGCTATCACGTTTCTCTGCCGGCCCTTCTGGACGCCAACGGCATCACCTCGCCCAACGCCCTGACCGCCGGAACCCGGCTTCGAATTCCCACGGCACACGGGGCCACGGCGCAACGGAAAAACCGCCTTTCGACAAAGACGGCGACGATGCCGGAAACGCTGCGTGCCGACTGGAAATCCTCTGAGACAAAATACGGGATCATGGGCATCCCTCCCCAGGACGCACCGCCCTCGTCGGGCTCCATCACGGATATCCCCCTGCGCCATGGCGCCGTCCTTTCCCCGGAGCACCGCGACCCGGGCGCGGTGATCATGGCTGGCGCGGCGAACAAGAAAGAAGACTTCCAGGGGCATTCCGTGGGCATGGTGACCAGGATACCCGCCGGAAAGGATACGCAGTTTGTCACCACCATGGGCTATGCCGTGGATGTGTCCGTAAATAAAAGCGACGCCTCCAAAATCGGCTACCAGACCGATACCAGCATCGGCGGTCTGGGCTACGGCCTTGGCCTGCGGCATTCGTTTTAA